From the genome of Streptacidiphilus rugosus AM-16, one region includes:
- a CDS encoding ABC transporter ATP-binding protein, producing MHEHAAAEETPAVSIRGLVKRYGGKTAVDGLDLTVRHGTLTAVLGPNGAGKTTTVETCEGYRRPDAGTVRVLGLDPVAEAAALRPRIGVMLQSGGIYPGARALEMLRHTAKLHAHPLDVDELAERLGLGSCGRTVYRRLSGGQQQRLALAMAVVGRPELVFLDEPTAGLDPQARRATWDLVRDLRRDGVSIVLTTHHMDEAEQLADDVAIVDAGRVIAQGSPQELCRGGAGNTLRFQGRSGLDLGTLLKALPDDCTAAELTPGSYLVTGEVDPQLLATVTSWCAQSGVMPENLAVERRTLEDVFLDLTGRDLRA from the coding sequence ATGCATGAGCACGCCGCCGCCGAGGAGACCCCCGCGGTATCGATCCGGGGCCTCGTCAAGCGCTACGGCGGCAAGACCGCCGTGGACGGCCTCGACCTCACCGTTCGCCACGGCACGCTGACCGCCGTGCTCGGCCCCAACGGCGCGGGCAAGACCACGACCGTCGAGACCTGCGAGGGCTACCGCCGCCCCGACGCCGGCACCGTCCGCGTCCTGGGCCTGGACCCGGTCGCCGAGGCCGCCGCGCTGCGCCCGCGGATCGGCGTGATGCTCCAGTCCGGCGGCATCTACCCGGGCGCCCGCGCGCTGGAGATGCTCAGGCACACGGCGAAGCTGCACGCCCACCCGCTCGACGTCGACGAGCTCGCCGAGCGGCTGGGCCTCGGCTCCTGCGGCCGCACCGTCTACCGCCGCCTCTCCGGCGGCCAGCAGCAGCGGCTCGCGCTGGCGATGGCCGTGGTCGGCCGCCCCGAGCTGGTCTTCCTCGACGAGCCCACGGCCGGGCTCGACCCGCAGGCCCGCCGCGCCACCTGGGACCTGGTCCGCGACCTGCGCCGCGACGGCGTCAGCATCGTGCTCACCACCCACCACATGGACGAGGCCGAACAGCTGGCCGACGACGTGGCCATCGTCGACGCCGGCCGGGTCATCGCGCAGGGCAGCCCGCAGGAGCTGTGCCGGGGCGGGGCGGGCAACACGCTCCGCTTCCAGGGCCGCTCGGGCCTCGACCTCGGCACCCTGCTCAAGGCCCTGCCCGACGACTGCACCGCCGCCGAGCTGACGCCCGGCAGCTACCTGGTCACCGGCGAGGTCGACCCGCAACTGCTGGCGACGGTGACCAGCTGGTGCGCGCAGTCCGGCGTCATGCCGGAGAACCTCGCGGTGGAGCGCCGAACTCTCGAAGACGTCTTCCTCGACCTGACCGGAAGGGACCTGCGCGCGTGA
- a CDS encoding ABC transporter permease: MLRAQTALETRLLLRNGEQLLLTVVIPSVLLVLFSAVDIVAVTGPGKRVDFLAPGLLALAVMSTAFTGQAIATGFERRYGVLKRLGASPLPRWALMTAKTGSVLVTEVLQVALLTLIALALGWHPHGNPFAVLLLLVAGTAAFSGLGLLMAGTLKAEATLAAANLVFILLLLAGGVIVPLSRFPSAVRPVLEALPISALSDGLRAVLQTGATMPWSDLGILAAWAVVGLTAAARFFRWE, translated from the coding sequence ATGCTGCGCGCCCAGACCGCCCTGGAGACCAGGCTGCTGCTGCGCAACGGCGAGCAACTGCTGCTCACCGTCGTCATCCCGAGCGTGCTGCTGGTTCTCTTCAGCGCGGTCGACATCGTCGCCGTGACCGGGCCCGGCAAGCGCGTCGACTTCCTCGCCCCGGGCCTGCTGGCGCTCGCCGTGATGTCGACGGCCTTCACCGGCCAGGCCATCGCGACGGGCTTCGAGCGCCGTTACGGCGTCCTCAAGCGGCTGGGCGCGAGCCCGCTGCCGCGCTGGGCGCTGATGACCGCGAAGACCGGCAGCGTCCTGGTCACCGAGGTCCTCCAGGTCGCCCTGCTGACCCTCATCGCCCTCGCCCTCGGCTGGCACCCGCACGGCAACCCGTTCGCCGTCCTGCTCCTCCTGGTCGCCGGCACCGCCGCCTTCTCCGGCCTCGGCCTGCTGATGGCCGGCACCCTCAAGGCGGAGGCGACCCTGGCCGCGGCCAACCTCGTCTTCATCCTGCTGCTGCTGGCCGGCGGCGTCATCGTCCCCCTCTCCAGGTTCCCCTCCGCCGTCCGCCCGGTCCTGGAAGCCCTCCCCATCAGCGCCCTCTCCGACGGCCTCCGCGCGGTCCTCCAGACCGGCGCCACCATGCCCTGGTCCGACCTCGGCATCCTCGCCGCCTGGGCCGTCGTGGGCCTGACCGCGGCGGCACGCTTCTTCCGCTGGGAGTAG
- a CDS encoding COX15/CtaA family protein — protein sequence MNRVRTPFSLLAERVTVPDQWVRRAALATLVCSVLIIVTGGAVRLTGSGLGCPTWPTCTSSTLAPTSAMGVHGLIEFGNRMLTDVICVVVGLAIIAARCAKPHRKDVTRLGWYQFWIIVAEAVIGGITVLTHLNPYVVSLHFLSSMLLILTSLAMWQRTREGDGAPVRTVGRPIIHLSRVTVAMTALLVVAGTLVTGTGPHPGDSSDVKRMPFDWDKITQFHADFAMISVGLAVAMLFVLMAVDAPHAPRRAAKEFLAVLLAQGVLGFVQYFTHVPELLVGIHLLGAALCWIAVLRLHLSLRVRPAADALPRPADIEALAVA from the coding sequence ATGAATCGCGTGCGTACCCCCTTCTCCCTTCTCGCCGAGCGCGTCACCGTCCCGGACCAGTGGGTCCGGCGTGCGGCGCTGGCGACGCTGGTGTGCAGCGTCCTGATCATCGTCACCGGTGGTGCGGTGCGGCTGACCGGCTCCGGTCTCGGCTGCCCGACCTGGCCCACCTGCACGTCGTCGACGCTCGCGCCGACGTCGGCGATGGGCGTCCACGGCCTGATCGAGTTCGGCAACCGGATGCTGACGGACGTGATCTGCGTCGTCGTCGGTCTGGCGATCATCGCCGCGCGCTGTGCGAAGCCGCACCGCAAGGACGTGACGCGGCTCGGGTGGTACCAGTTCTGGATCATCGTGGCCGAAGCCGTCATCGGCGGGATCACCGTGCTGACGCACCTGAACCCCTACGTGGTCTCGCTGCACTTCCTCAGCTCGATGCTGCTGATCCTCACCTCGCTGGCCATGTGGCAGCGCACCCGTGAGGGCGACGGCGCGCCGGTACGCACGGTCGGCCGCCCGATCATCCACCTCTCCCGCGTCACGGTCGCCATGACCGCCCTGCTGGTCGTCGCGGGCACCCTGGTCACCGGCACCGGCCCGCACCCGGGCGACAGCAGCGACGTGAAGCGGATGCCGTTCGACTGGGACAAGATCACCCAGTTCCACGCCGACTTCGCGATGATCAGCGTCGGCCTCGCCGTGGCCATGCTCTTCGTCCTGATGGCCGTCGACGCCCCCCACGCGCCCCGCCGCGCGGCGAAGGAGTTCCTGGCCGTGCTCCTCGCCCAGGGCGTCCTCGGCTTCGTCCAGTACTTCACCCACGTGCCCGAGCTGCTGGTCGGCATCCACCTGCTGGGCGCCGCCCTGTGCTGGATCGCGGTGCTGCGCCTGCACCTCTCGCTCCGCGTCCGCCCCGCAGCCGACGCGCTGCCCCGCCCGGCCGACATCGAGGCCCTGGCCGTCGCCTGA
- a CDS encoding heme o synthase, with protein MTAVETRPAGLVKGNPGHRPLKARVGAFIALTKPRIIELLLITTVPVMFLAQRGVPDLLLVLTVVVGGYLSAGGANALNMYIDRDIDALMHRTEQRPLVTGIVSPREALVFGISLAVGSTAWFALLVNPLSAALSLAALLFYVFVYTLGLKRRTAQNIVWGGIAGCMPVFIGWSAVTNSLGWAPLVLFLVIFFWTPPHYWPLSMKVKEDYANAGVPMLPVLATNEAVAKQIVAYSWVMVAVSLALWPLGHTSVVYPATAVALGALWLKEAHGLLSRAKAGVTGAKLKEMRLFHWSITYLTLLFVEIAIDPFLK; from the coding sequence GTGACCGCCGTCGAAACACGTCCGGCCGGTCTGGTCAAGGGGAACCCCGGGCATCGGCCGCTGAAGGCCCGTGTCGGGGCCTTCATCGCACTGACCAAACCGCGGATCATCGAGCTGCTGCTGATCACCACCGTTCCGGTGATGTTCCTGGCCCAGCGCGGTGTTCCCGACCTGCTGCTGGTCCTGACCGTCGTGGTCGGCGGCTACCTGTCGGCGGGCGGCGCCAACGCGCTCAACATGTACATCGACCGGGACATCGACGCGCTGATGCACCGGACCGAGCAGCGCCCGCTGGTGACCGGCATCGTCTCGCCGCGCGAGGCCCTGGTCTTCGGCATCTCCCTCGCCGTCGGGTCGACGGCGTGGTTCGCGCTCCTGGTCAACCCGCTGAGCGCGGCGCTGTCGCTGGCGGCGCTCCTCTTCTACGTCTTCGTCTACACACTGGGCCTCAAGCGCCGCACCGCGCAGAACATCGTCTGGGGCGGGATCGCGGGCTGCATGCCGGTCTTCATTGGCTGGTCGGCGGTGACGAACTCGCTGGGCTGGGCCCCGCTGGTGCTCTTCCTGGTCATCTTCTTCTGGACGCCGCCGCACTACTGGCCGCTGTCGATGAAGGTGAAGGAGGACTACGCCAACGCGGGCGTGCCGATGCTGCCGGTGCTGGCCACGAACGAGGCCGTGGCGAAGCAGATCGTCGCCTACAGCTGGGTGATGGTCGCCGTCTCGCTCGCGCTGTGGCCGCTGGGCCACACGAGTGTCGTCTACCCGGCGACCGCGGTGGCGCTCGGCGCGCTGTGGCTCAAGGAGGCCCACGGCCTGCTCTCCCGCGCCAAGGCGGGGGTCACGGGCGCGAAGCTCAAGGAGATGCGACTGTTCCACTGGTCGATCACCTATCTGACGCTGCTCTTCGTCGAGATCGCGATCGACCCCTTCCTGAAGTAG
- the tkt gene encoding transketolase has product MSTTPSNTFEWTELDQRAVDTVRVLAADAVQKVGNGHPGTAMSLAPAAYLIYQRFLRHDPSDAQWVGRDRFVLSPGHTSLTLYIQLYLSGYGLTLEDLESFRTWGSLTPGHPEHGHTVGVETTTGPLGQGVGNAVGMAMASRYERGLFDPEAPQGASPFDQTIWAIVSDGDLEEGISSEASSLAGHQKLGNLVFLYDDNHISIEGDTETAFSEDVLKRYEAYGWHIQRIEPAASGDVDVHALNAALTAARNETGRPSIIAMRTIIAWPAPNAQNTEAAHGSALGADEVAATKRVLGFDPEKSFVVAPEVLAHARKVGERGAQAKAEWEKQLADWRTANPQRAASFDRITAGELPEGWEQSIPSFETGSSIATRAASGKVLVGLGGVLPELWGGSADLAGSNNTTIDASSSFLPVGNPLPEASPYGRTVHWGIREHAMGSTMNGIALHGNTRIYGGTFLVFSDYMRPAVRLAALMKLPVTYVWTHDSIGLGEDGPTHQPVEHLAVLRAIPGLNIVRPADANETAVAWAEITRRHTANPAPHGLALTRQGVPTYARNEDAAKGGYVHTEAEGGEAKVVLIGTGSELQLAVAAREALQAEGVPTRVVSMPSIEWFEEQTKEYRDSVLPPSVKARVAVEAGIALTWYRFVGEAGRIVSLEHFGASADAKVLFREFGFTPEAVTAAARESLAAAGS; this is encoded by the coding sequence GTGAGCACGACGCCGAGCAACACCTTCGAGTGGACCGAGCTTGACCAGAGGGCGGTCGACACCGTCCGCGTCCTGGCGGCGGACGCAGTGCAGAAGGTCGGAAACGGCCACCCCGGTACGGCGATGAGCCTGGCTCCGGCCGCGTACCTGATCTACCAGCGCTTCCTGCGCCACGACCCCTCCGACGCGCAGTGGGTCGGCCGCGACCGCTTCGTGCTGTCGCCGGGCCACACCTCGCTGACCCTCTACATCCAGCTCTACCTCTCGGGCTACGGCCTGACCCTGGAGGACCTGGAGTCCTTCCGCACCTGGGGCTCGCTGACCCCGGGCCACCCCGAGCACGGCCACACCGTGGGCGTCGAGACCACGACCGGTCCGCTGGGGCAGGGCGTCGGCAACGCCGTCGGCATGGCGATGGCCAGCCGCTACGAGCGCGGCCTGTTCGACCCGGAGGCTCCCCAGGGAGCCTCCCCCTTCGACCAGACCATCTGGGCGATCGTCTCCGACGGCGACCTGGAGGAGGGCATCTCCTCCGAGGCGTCCTCGCTGGCCGGCCACCAGAAGCTGGGCAACCTGGTCTTCCTGTACGACGACAACCACATCTCGATCGAGGGCGACACCGAGACCGCCTTCTCCGAGGACGTGCTGAAGCGCTACGAGGCCTACGGCTGGCACATCCAGCGCATCGAGCCCGCCGCCTCCGGCGACGTGGACGTGCACGCGCTGAACGCCGCGCTGACCGCCGCCAGGAACGAGACGGGCAGGCCGTCCATCATCGCGATGCGCACGATCATCGCCTGGCCCGCGCCGAACGCGCAGAACACCGAGGCCGCGCACGGCTCCGCGCTCGGCGCGGACGAGGTCGCGGCCACCAAGCGCGTGCTCGGCTTCGATCCGGAGAAGTCCTTCGTCGTCGCGCCCGAGGTGCTGGCGCACGCCCGCAAGGTCGGCGAGCGCGGCGCGCAGGCCAAGGCCGAGTGGGAGAAGCAGCTCGCGGACTGGCGCACCGCCAACCCGCAGCGGGCCGCCTCCTTCGACCGGATCACCGCGGGCGAGCTGCCCGAGGGCTGGGAGCAGAGCATCCCCTCCTTCGAGACCGGCTCCTCGATCGCGACCCGCGCCGCCTCCGGCAAGGTCCTGGTCGGTCTGGGCGGCGTGCTGCCGGAGCTGTGGGGCGGCTCGGCCGACCTGGCCGGCTCCAACAACACCACCATCGACGCCTCCTCGTCCTTCCTCCCGGTGGGCAACCCGCTGCCCGAGGCCAGCCCGTACGGCCGCACGGTGCACTGGGGCATCCGCGAGCACGCCATGGGCTCGACCATGAACGGCATCGCGCTGCACGGGAACACCCGGATCTACGGCGGCACCTTCCTGGTCTTCTCCGACTACATGCGTCCGGCGGTCCGCCTGGCCGCGCTGATGAAGCTGCCGGTCACCTACGTGTGGACGCACGACTCCATCGGCCTGGGCGAGGACGGCCCGACCCACCAGCCGGTCGAGCACCTCGCCGTGCTGCGGGCCATCCCCGGCCTCAACATCGTCCGTCCGGCCGACGCCAACGAGACGGCCGTGGCCTGGGCCGAGATCACCCGCCGCCACACCGCCAACCCGGCCCCGCACGGTCTGGCGCTGACCCGCCAGGGCGTGCCGACCTACGCCCGCAACGAGGACGCGGCCAAGGGCGGCTACGTGCACACCGAGGCCGAGGGCGGCGAGGCGAAGGTCGTCCTCATCGGCACCGGCTCCGAGCTGCAGCTCGCCGTCGCGGCCCGCGAGGCGCTGCAGGCCGAGGGCGTCCCGACCCGCGTCGTGTCGATGCCGTCGATCGAGTGGTTCGAGGAGCAGACCAAGGAGTACCGCGACAGCGTGCTGCCGCCCTCGGTCAAGGCGCGCGTCGCGGTCGAGGCCGGCATCGCGCTGACCTGGTACCGCTTCGTCGGCGAGGCCGGACGCATCGTCAGCCTGGAGCACTTCGGCGCGAGCGCCGACGCCAAGGTGCTGTTCCGCGAGTTCGGGTTCACGCCCGAGGCCGTCACCGCCGCCGCCAGGGAATCTCTGGCCGCCGCCGGCAGCTGA
- the tal gene encoding transaldolase, protein MTDSLARLSDEGVAIWLDDLSRKRLTSGNLAELVRDKHVVGVTTNPSIFQKAIGSGDGYEAQLADLAVRGVTVDEAVRMMTSADVRDAADVLRPVYDASNGRDGRVSIEVDPRLAHETAPTIAEAKQLWWLVDRPNTFIKIPATLAGLPAISAVLAEGISVNVTLIFSLDRYKAVMDAFLTGLEQAKANGHDLSTIESVASFFVSRVDTEIDKRLTKIGTEEALALKGRAAVANARLAYEAYEEVFGSERWNALAAAGAKPQRPLWASTGVKDPNYDDTMYVVDLVAPGTVNTMPEATLDAVADHGVVRGDTVTGEYADAKGVLDKLEALGVSYDDVVQLLEDEGVDKFEVSWKELLETVQQSLDAKGGSDK, encoded by the coding sequence ATGACCGACTCTCTTGCGCGCCTCAGTGACGAGGGCGTGGCGATCTGGCTGGACGACCTGTCCCGCAAGCGGCTGACCTCGGGCAACCTGGCCGAGCTGGTCCGCGACAAGCACGTGGTGGGCGTGACCACCAACCCGTCGATCTTCCAGAAGGCGATCGGCTCCGGCGACGGCTACGAGGCCCAGCTGGCCGACCTGGCCGTGCGCGGCGTCACCGTCGACGAGGCCGTGCGGATGATGACCTCCGCCGACGTCCGCGACGCGGCCGACGTGCTGCGCCCGGTGTACGACGCGAGCAACGGCCGCGACGGCCGGGTCTCCATCGAGGTCGACCCGCGCCTGGCGCACGAGACGGCGCCGACCATCGCCGAGGCCAAGCAGCTGTGGTGGCTGGTCGACCGCCCCAACACCTTCATCAAGATCCCGGCCACCCTCGCGGGCCTGCCGGCGATCAGCGCGGTGCTCGCCGAGGGCATCAGCGTCAACGTGACGCTGATCTTCTCGCTCGACCGCTACAAGGCCGTCATGGACGCCTTCCTGACCGGTCTGGAGCAGGCGAAGGCCAACGGCCACGACCTCTCCACGATCGAGTCGGTCGCCTCCTTCTTCGTGTCCCGCGTGGACACGGAGATCGACAAGCGGCTGACGAAGATCGGCACCGAGGAGGCGCTCGCCCTCAAGGGCCGGGCGGCCGTCGCCAACGCGCGGCTCGCCTACGAGGCCTACGAGGAGGTCTTCGGCAGCGAGCGCTGGAACGCCCTGGCCGCCGCCGGCGCCAAGCCGCAGCGTCCGCTGTGGGCCTCGACCGGCGTCAAGGACCCGAACTACGACGACACCATGTACGTCGTGGACCTGGTCGCCCCCGGCACCGTCAACACCATGCCCGAGGCCACCCTGGACGCCGTCGCCGACCACGGCGTCGTCCGCGGTGACACCGTCACGGGCGAGTACGCGGACGCGAAGGGCGTGCTCGACAAGCTCGAAGCGCTCGGCGTCTCCTACGACGACGTCGTCCAGCTGCTCGAGGACGAGGGCGTCGACAAGTTCGAGGTCTCCTGGAAGGAACTGCTGGAGACGGTGCAGCAGTCCCTCGACGCGAAGGGCGGCTCTGACAAGTGA
- the zwf gene encoding glucose-6-phosphate dehydrogenase, whose translation MWINPLRDPADRRLPRIAGPSGLVIFGVTGDLSRKKLMPAIYDLANRGLLPPGFSLVGFARRDWEDEDFAQVVHDSVKEHSRTPFREEVWQQLAKGMRFVQGEFVDDAAFEKLRETIEELDKAQGTGGNFAFYLSVPPKFFPQVVQQLKAHGLADPPSLPANGQEGPRASWRRAVIEKPFGHDLASAQELNKVVHEVFPRDEVFRIDHYLGKETVQNILALRFANSMFEPIWNRGYVDHVQITMAEDIGIGGRAGYYDGIGAARDVIQNHLLQLMALTAMEEPASFHPKALVGEKLKVLSAVRIPEDLGKHTVRGQYAHGWQGGEEVLGYLEEEGIDPKSKTDTFAAVKLEINNRRWAGVPFYLRTGKRLGRRVTEIAVVFQRAPYLPFDAAATEELGQNALVIRVQPDEGVTVRFGSKVPGTSMEVRDVTMDFAYGESFTESSPEAYERLILDVLLGDANLFPRHQEVEESWRILDPIEQFWDKHGRPAQYQAGTWGPEEADEMLARDGRSWRRP comes from the coding sequence GTGTGGATCAACCCGCTGCGTGACCCGGCGGACCGACGGCTCCCGCGCATCGCGGGGCCGTCCGGCCTCGTCATCTTCGGTGTCACCGGCGACCTGTCGCGCAAGAAACTGATGCCGGCCATCTACGACCTCGCCAACCGCGGCCTGCTGCCGCCGGGCTTCTCGCTCGTCGGCTTCGCCCGCCGCGACTGGGAGGACGAGGACTTCGCCCAGGTCGTGCACGACTCCGTCAAGGAGCACTCGCGCACGCCCTTCCGTGAGGAGGTCTGGCAGCAGCTGGCCAAGGGCATGCGCTTCGTCCAGGGCGAGTTCGTGGACGACGCGGCCTTCGAGAAGCTGCGCGAGACCATCGAGGAGCTGGACAAGGCTCAGGGCACCGGCGGCAACTTCGCCTTCTACCTGTCCGTGCCGCCCAAGTTCTTCCCGCAGGTGGTGCAGCAGCTCAAGGCGCACGGCCTGGCCGACCCGCCCTCCTTGCCCGCCAACGGGCAGGAGGGGCCCAGGGCCTCCTGGCGCCGGGCCGTCATCGAGAAGCCGTTCGGGCACGACCTCGCCTCCGCGCAGGAGCTGAACAAGGTCGTCCACGAGGTCTTCCCGCGGGACGAGGTCTTCCGGATCGACCACTACCTCGGCAAGGAGACGGTCCAGAACATCCTGGCGCTGCGCTTCGCCAACTCGATGTTCGAGCCGATCTGGAACCGCGGCTACGTCGACCACGTGCAGATCACCATGGCCGAGGACATCGGCATCGGCGGTCGCGCGGGCTACTACGACGGCATCGGCGCGGCGCGCGACGTCATCCAGAACCACCTGCTGCAGCTGATGGCGCTGACCGCGATGGAGGAGCCCGCCTCCTTCCACCCGAAGGCGCTGGTCGGCGAGAAGCTCAAGGTGCTCTCCGCGGTCAGGATCCCCGAGGACCTGGGCAAGCACACCGTGCGCGGCCAGTACGCGCACGGCTGGCAGGGCGGCGAGGAGGTGCTCGGCTACCTGGAGGAGGAGGGGATCGACCCCAAGTCCAAGACCGACACCTTCGCCGCGGTGAAGCTGGAGATCAACAACCGGCGCTGGGCCGGCGTCCCGTTCTACCTGCGCACCGGCAAGCGTCTGGGCCGCCGCGTCACGGAGATCGCGGTCGTCTTCCAGCGCGCCCCCTACCTGCCCTTCGACGCCGCGGCGACGGAGGAGCTGGGCCAGAACGCGCTGGTCATCCGGGTGCAGCCGGACGAGGGCGTCACCGTCCGCTTCGGCTCCAAGGTGCCGGGCACCTCGATGGAGGTGCGGGACGTGACGATGGACTTCGCCTACGGCGAGTCCTTCACCGAGTCCAGCCCCGAGGCCTACGAGCGACTGATCCTGGACGTGCTGCTCGGGGACGCGAACCTGTTCCCGCGCCACCAGGAGGTCGAGGAGTCCTGGCGGATCCTGGACCCCATCGAGCAGTTCTGGGACAAGCACGGGCGCCCCGCGCAGTACCAGGCGGGCACCTGGGGCCCCGAGGAAGCGGACGAGATGCTCGCACGAGACGGCAGGAGCTGGCGTCGGCCATGA
- the opcA gene encoding glucose-6-phosphate dehydrogenase assembly protein OpcA has product MKIDLTDTNSSKINAALIDARRAIGTATVGMVLTLVIVTDEGSAYDALKAASDASREHPSRILAVIKRPGRSPRARAEARLDAEVRVGSDSGTGETVVLRLHGELAAHAQSVVLPLLLPDAPVVVWWPENAPKSPSEDPLGALAQRRITDAVTAENPVTQLAARADSYAPGDTDLAWTRITPWRSMLAAALDQRHVAVESASVEGESYNPSTELLALWLAERLKIKVERTVSEGPGITAVRMHTADGDVCLDRPDGLLAKLSMPGQPDRMVALKRRETSELIAEELRRLDPDLIYASAVRYGVDNLHSQSSTSEVVDPPANKPAAKPAAKKATASSSRTQK; this is encoded by the coding sequence ATGAAGATCGATCTGACGGACACCAACTCCAGCAAGATCAACGCGGCGCTGATCGACGCGCGCCGGGCCATCGGCACGGCGACCGTCGGCATGGTGCTGACCCTGGTCATCGTCACCGACGAGGGCAGCGCCTACGACGCGCTCAAGGCCGCCTCCGACGCCTCGCGCGAGCACCCCTCGCGCATCCTGGCCGTCATCAAGCGTCCGGGGCGCTCGCCCCGGGCCCGGGCCGAGGCCCGGCTGGACGCCGAGGTGCGGGTCGGCTCGGACTCGGGCACCGGCGAGACGGTCGTGCTGCGGCTGCACGGCGAACTGGCCGCGCACGCCCAGTCGGTCGTGCTGCCGCTGCTGCTGCCGGACGCCCCCGTCGTCGTCTGGTGGCCGGAGAACGCGCCGAAGAGCCCGTCCGAGGACCCGCTCGGCGCGCTGGCCCAGCGTCGGATCACCGACGCCGTCACGGCGGAGAACCCGGTCACCCAGCTCGCCGCCCGGGCCGACTCCTACGCCCCCGGCGACACCGACCTGGCCTGGACCCGGATCACCCCGTGGCGCTCGATGCTGGCGGCGGCGCTGGACCAGCGCCACGTGGCGGTCGAGTCCGCCTCGGTCGAGGGCGAGTCGTACAACCCGAGCACCGAACTGCTGGCGCTCTGGCTGGCCGAGCGGCTGAAGATCAAGGTGGAGCGGACGGTCAGCGAGGGCCCCGGCATCACCGCGGTCCGGATGCACACCGCCGACGGCGACGTCTGCCTGGACCGTCCGGACGGCCTGCTGGCCAAGCTGTCCATGCCGGGCCAGCCGGACCGGATGGTGGCGCTCAAGCGACGCGAGACCTCGGAGCTGATCGCCGAGGAGCTGCGCCGCCTGGACCCGGACCTGATCTACGCCTCGGCGGTCCGCTACGGCGTGGACAACCTGCACTCGCAGTCCTCCACCAGCGAGGTCGTCGACCCGCCGGCGAACAAGCCGGCCGCGAAGCCGGCCGCCAAGAAGGCGACGGCGTCCTCCTCCCGGACCCAGAAGTGA
- the pgl gene encoding 6-phosphogluconolactonase: MALAAAARLITRIVDAQSARGSASVVLTGGRNGNALLAALAASPARDAVDWSRLDLWWGDERFLPEGDPERNYTQARAELLDAVPLDPARVHPMPASDGPDGSPEAAAASYAAELAKAASPQERLRVPTFDVLLLGVGPDTHVASLFPEHPGVRETELTVIGVRGAPKPPPTRVSLTLPAIRAAREVWLLAAGEDKAAAVAMALSGPGELQAPASGATGRQRTLWLLDRPAAARIPAQLYPPDVA, encoded by the coding sequence ATGGCCCTTGCCGCGGCTGCCCGGCTGATCACCAGGATCGTGGACGCCCAGTCCGCACGCGGCTCCGCCTCGGTGGTGCTGACGGGCGGGCGCAACGGCAACGCGCTGCTGGCCGCGCTCGCCGCCTCCCCGGCGCGGGACGCGGTCGACTGGTCCCGGCTCGACCTGTGGTGGGGCGACGAGCGGTTCCTCCCCGAGGGGGACCCGGAGCGCAACTACACGCAGGCGCGCGCCGAGCTGCTCGACGCGGTCCCGCTGGACCCGGCCCGGGTGCACCCGATGCCGGCCTCCGACGGCCCGGACGGCTCCCCGGAGGCGGCCGCCGCCTCCTACGCCGCCGAGCTGGCCAAGGCCGCGAGCCCGCAGGAACGCCTGCGGGTGCCGACCTTCGACGTGCTGCTGCTGGGCGTCGGCCCGGACACGCACGTGGCCTCGCTCTTCCCCGAGCACCCGGGGGTCCGCGAGACCGAGCTGACCGTGATCGGGGTCCGGGGCGCTCCCAAGCCCCCGCCCACCCGCGTCTCGCTCACCCTCCCGGCGATCCGGGCCGCCCGCGAGGTCTGGCTGCTCGCCGCCGGCGAGGACAAGGCCGCCGCCGTCGCCATGGCCCTCTCCGGCCCCGGCGAACTCCAGGCCCCGGCCTCGGGCGCGACCGGCCGCCAGCGCACCCTCTGGCTCCTCGACCGCCCGGCCGCCGCACGGATCCCCGCACAGCTCTACCCGCCGGACGTGGCCTGA
- a CDS encoding GNAT family N-acetyltransferase, with protein MADMTVRQAFRADRVELAGVLARAFYDDPQFLWSLPDQRSRLRRIERIFDTILRHEALRHGTVQLAERDGVVLGGTVWLPPHHWRDPLHRQLLSAPGFLRGYGRRIRYGEAFQRASWAVHPREAHWYLYIIGVEPDQQGHGVGAALLRAGLERADAAGLPAYLESSDVANVPLYEHFGFEATGSLTLPAGAPEVPTMWRATTGCQ; from the coding sequence ATGGCAGACATGACGGTGCGTCAGGCATTTCGGGCGGATCGGGTCGAGCTCGCGGGGGTGTTGGCGCGGGCGTTCTACGACGATCCGCAGTTCCTCTGGTCGCTGCCGGATCAGCGCAGCCGGCTGCGGCGGATCGAGCGGATCTTCGACACCATCCTGCGGCACGAGGCGCTGCGGCACGGCACGGTGCAGCTCGCCGAGCGGGACGGCGTCGTCCTGGGCGGCACGGTGTGGCTGCCGCCGCACCACTGGCGTGATCCGCTGCACCGGCAGTTGCTCAGCGCGCCCGGGTTCCTGCGCGGCTACGGCCGCCGGATCCGCTACGGCGAGGCGTTCCAGCGCGCCAGTTGGGCGGTGCACCCGCGGGAGGCGCACTGGTACCTGTACATCATCGGCGTCGAGCCGGACCAGCAGGGCCACGGCGTCGGCGCGGCCCTGCTGCGGGCCGGGCTGGAGCGGGCGGACGCCGCCGGACTGCCCGCGTACCTGGAGTCCAGCGACGTCGCGAACGTGCCGCTGTACGAGCACTTCGGCTTCGAGGCGACCGGCTCGCTGACGCTGCCGGCCGGTGCGCCGGAGGTGCCGACCATGTGGCGTGCCACGACAGGGTGTCAATGA